One region of Quercus lobata isolate SW786 chromosome 2, ValleyOak3.0 Primary Assembly, whole genome shotgun sequence genomic DNA includes:
- the LOC115975599 gene encoding zinc finger CCCH domain-containing protein 49 produces MMLGEARHPNPTVHVPPWPTQDDPTAEIYSPYSLTSLSVNSDGNGNTSAGDYSPYYLQDVMTALQRYLPSNEADLDLDSDSGREADAPVDAYSCDHFRMFEFKVRRCARGRSHDWTECPYAHPGEKARRRDPRKYHYSGTACPDFRKGNCKKGDTCEFAHGVFECWLHPARYRTQPCKDGTSCRRRVCFFAHTPEQLRVLPPQQMQSPTPRSTVVNSVDSYDGSPLRHAIEAAKTLPFLSSPSTISPPATPPAADSPPMSPMTQSLSRSLGSGSINEVVASLRNLQLEKVKSLPSSWNVPGYGSPRGSMLRPGFCSMPTTPTRAPTRTGMGYFDVWDQGGCEEETPMERVESGRGLRAKMFEKLREENSLDRVDPGTSTSGAPDVGWVSELVK; encoded by the coding sequence ATGATGCTCGGAGAGGCACGCCATCCCAATCCAACGGTCCACGTCCCTCCATGGCCAACTCAGGACGATCCAACGGCGGAGATTTACTCACCTTACTCGTTAACTTCCCTTTCCGTTAACTCTGACGGCAATGGCAACACCAGCGCGGGTGACTACTCGCCTTACTATCTCCAAGACGTCATGACGGCGCTGCAACGTTATTTGCCGTCAAACGAGGCGGACTTGGATTTAGACTCGGATTCGGGCCGTGAAGCGGATGCTCCGGTGGACGCGTACTCGTGCGACCATTTCAGGATGTTTGAGTTTAAGGTTAGGAGGTGCGCACGTGGGAGATCACATGACTGGACAGAGTGTCCGTACGCTCATCCGGGTGAGAAGGCTCGGAGGAGAGACCCGAGAAAGTATCACTATTCGGGTACGGCTTGCCCCGATTTCCGAAAGGGAAATTGTAAGAAAGGCGACACCTGTGAGTTCGCACACGGCGTATTTGAGTGCTGGTTACACCCGGCTCGCTATCGTACGCAGCCTTGTAAAGACGGAACCAGCTGTCGTAGAAGGGTTTGTTTTTTCGCTCATACGCCTGAGCAACTCAGGGTTCTGCCACCTCAGCAGATGCAGAGTCCAACTCCAAGGAGTACTGTAGTCAACTCGGTTGACTCCTATGATGGCTCGCCCTTAAGGCATGCCATCGAGGCTGCTAAAACGCTGCCCTTTTTGTCTTCTCCGTCTACGATTTCTCCTCCGGCGACTCCTCCGGCGGCCGATTCTCCTCCCATGTCGCCGATGACTCAGTCGCTGAGTCGTTCACTCGGTTCGGGTTCGATCAACGAAGTGGTGGCTTCTTTGAGGAACTTGCAGCTAGAAAAGGTTAAGTCATTGCCTTCCTCATGGAACGTTCCCGGGTACGGGTCTCCCAGAGGATCCATGCTCCGACCCGGATTTTGTAGCATGCCTACTACTCCGACCCGAGCACCAACCCGTACTGGAATGGGGTACTTCGATGTGTGGGACCAGGGGGGTTGCGAGGAGGAGACTCCGATGGAGAGAGTTGAGTCAGGGAGGGGGTTAAGGGCTAAGATGTTCGAGAAACTGAGAGAGGAGAATTCTCTGGATCGGGTCGACCCGGGTACATCAACAAGCGGTGCTCCGGATGTCGGATGGGTCTCGGAGCTTGTTAAGTAA